In a single window of the Bactrocera dorsalis isolate Fly_Bdor chromosome 2, ASM2337382v1, whole genome shotgun sequence genome:
- the LOC109580018 gene encoding probable cytochrome P450 313a4: protein MELADKQDFIKLIILSLTLALWFYWLWMRKNLYLFALRFPGLFGWPIFGILLRIKSQHNVIQEFGKIFKDCKAYTVCTWIGTYPFIITADPPFIKDVLSAKELLNKAQPLYQPLYDTFKGGLISSPADQWHKNRRMINPSFHRKVLTSFLPVFNKAKDGAILKFRNFTRNEHVFISEELQRITLSITVETTMGNEMQKGDQVSEELVKSYVICMENLPIECFLAYVKLDRLYVWFTKASKEFVQKFIKGLLYGKLSQTPSTENIRLDVNISSTNSVSSYSHGNNGFNEKKPNIFIDHAINLYREEKISHQDLIGEANTIVSAAFETTANGLLSALLMLAMHPAVQERLFEEIENMFPDKHFFVDCENITNLPYLDMVVNETLRLMPPIPMIGRQVIQDTTLSNGLVIPKGIEILVSIFDLHRRTDIWGANADKFNPENFLRENLQEKHSHAYIPFSKGVRDCIGWKYALMAIKILLAGFIRNFSFETNVKLENLKFTNNVSLKYTNEPAFTIKDRCK from the exons ATGGAACTCGCCGATAAACAGGATTTTATTAAACTAATAATTCTGAGTTTAACGTTAGCATTATGGTTTTACTGGTTGTGGATGAGAAAAAATCTGTACCTATTCGCATTACGCTTCCCAGGATTATTTGGATGGCCCATTTTTGGAATATTACTTCGCATTAAAAGTCAACATA ATGTTATTCAAGAGTTTggtaaaatattcaaagattGTAAGGCATACACTGTTTGTACATGGATAGGCACATATCCTTTTATTATAACAGCTGATCCACCTTTCATAAAAGATGTATTATCTGCAAAGGAGTTGCTTAATAAAGCCCAGCCATTATACCAGCCACTCTATGACACATTCAAAGGTGGTCTTATTTCAAGTCCAG CGGATCAATGGCATAAAAATCGCCGTATGATAAATCCAAGCTTTCATCGGAAAGTACTAACCTCATTTTTGCCCGTATTTAATAAAGCTAAAGATGGGGCTATTCTAAAATTCAGAAACTTTACAAGGAATGAGCATGTCTTTATTAGTGAAGAGTTGCAAAGGATCACTCTAAGTATAACTGTTG AAACCACTATGGGGAATGAAATGCAAAAAGGCGATCAGGTATCAGAGGAATTAGTGAAGTCATATGTCAT ATGCATGGAAAATCTGCCAATTGAATGCTTCTTAGCATATGTGAAACTGGATCGTTTGTACGTCTGGTTTACGAAAGCATCGAAGGAATTTGTGCAGAAGTTTATTAAAGGG ctttTATATGGAAAGCTCTCACAAACGCCAAGTACGGAAAATATTCGACTTGATGTCAATATATCCTCAACTAATTCTGTGAGCAGTTATTCACATGGAAATAATGGATTTAATGAAAAGAAGCCAAACATTTTCATTGACCATGCTATAAATTTATATCGAGAAGAAAAAATTTCGCATCAAGATCTCATTGGTGAAGCGAACACAATTGTATCTGCG GCTTTTGAGACGACCGCCAATGGACTTTTATCAGCACTTTTGATGTTAGCTATGCATCCTGCTGTACAAGAAAGATTATTCGAGGAAATCGAAAACATGTTCCCCGACAAACATTTTTTCGTGGACtgtgaaaatattactaatCTACCATATTTGGATATGGTTGTAAATGAGACTTTACGCTTAATGCCTCCCATACCCATGATTGGTCGCCAGGTCATACAAGATACTACACTGAGTAACGGTTTGGTGATTCCAAAAGGAATCGaaattttagtttcaattttCGATTTACATCGGAGAACTGATATTTGGGGTGCAAATGCTGATAAGTTCAACCCAGAGAATTTTTTGCGAGAGAATTTGCAAGAAAAGCATTCGCATGCATACATACCTTTTTCGAAAGGGGTACGAGATTGTATAG GATGGAAATATGCTCTTATGGCAATTAAAATACTATTGGCAGGTTTCATTCGGAACTTTTCTTTTGAAACTAatgtaaaattggaaaatttaaagtttacgAATAATGTATCACTTAAATACACCAATGAACCGGCGTTTACAATAAAAGACCGGTGTAAATAA